A window from Canis aureus isolate CA01 chromosome 23, VMU_Caureus_v.1.0, whole genome shotgun sequence encodes these proteins:
- the LOC144295290 gene encoding olfactory receptor 2D3-like, whose product MGKENQTFVTEFILLGLSQDLQTQILLFVLFLIIYLLTVLGNLLIIILIFMDSRLHTPMYFFLRNLSFADLCFSTSIVPQVLFHFLVKRKTISFLGCMTQIVVFLLAGCTECALLAVMSYDRYVAVCKPLHYSSIMTQKVCLQLAIGSWASGALVSLVDNTFTFQLPYQGQNIINHYFCELPALLKVASADTYSTEMAIFAMGVVMLLVPVCLILVSYWNIISTVIQMQSGEGRLKAFSTCGSHLIVVVLFYGSGIFDYMRPNSKTTKEQDKMVSVFYTVVTPMLNPIIYSLRNKDVKGALRKLAGRKSFSQRQ is encoded by the coding sequence ATGGGAAAGGAAAACCAAACCTTTGTGACTGAATTTATTTTACTGGGCCTTTCACAAGACTTGCAGACCCAGATCCTGCTGTTTGTTCTTTTCCTCATCATTTATCTTTTGACTGTGCTTGGGAACCTGCTCATCATCATTCTCATCTTCATGGACTCTCGACTTCACACTCCCATGTACTTTTTTCTTAGAAACCTCTCTTTCGCAGATCTCTGTTTCTCTACTAGCATCGTCCCTCAAGTGTTGTTCCATTTCCTggtaaagaggaaaacaatttcttttcttgGGTGTATGACGCAGATTGTTGTCTTCCTTCTGGCTGGATGTACAGAGTGTGCACTGCTGGCGGTGATGTCTTATGACCGGTACGTGGCTGTCTGCAAGCCCCTGCACTACTCTAGCATCATGACCCAAAAGGTGTGTCTTCAGTTGGCCATAGGATCCTGGGCCAGTGGAGCACTCGTGTCTCTGGTGGATAACACCTTTACTTTCCAACTACCCTATCAAGGACAGAACATTATTAATCACTACTTTTGTGAACTTCCTGCCCTTCTGAAGGTGGCTTCAGCAGATACTTACAGCACAGAAATGGCCATCTTTGCAATGGGTGTAGTCATGCTCTTAGTTCCTGTGTGCCTGATTCTGGTCTCCTACTGGAATATTATCTCCACTGTGATCCAGATGCAGTCTGGGGAAGGGAGGCTAAAGGCCTTCTCTACCTGTGGCTCCCATCTCATTGTTGTTGTCCTCTTCTATGGCTCAGGAATATTCGACTACATGAGGCCAAACTCCAAGACCACAAAAGAGCAGGATAAAATGGTATCTGTGTTCTATACAGTGGTGACTCCAATGTTGAACCCCATAATATATAGCCTGAGAAACAAGGATGTTAAAGGGGCTCTCAGAAAACTAGCTGGAAGAAAGTCCTTTTCTCAGAGGCAGTGA